From the genome of Amia ocellicauda isolate fAmiCal2 chromosome 14, fAmiCal2.hap1, whole genome shotgun sequence, one region includes:
- the LOC136768249 gene encoding GTPase IMAP family member 4-like encodes MASRWSSSLGGGRQTASPETHRLSELRIVLLGWSGLTGKSSSGNTILGREAFQTGVAEQSEKSQGDVAGRQVTVVDTPGWRWTDSVQESPECVKQEIVRSVSLCPPGPHALLLAIPVWRRSFTERERRSAQEHLELLSERVWRHTIVLFTGGDKLGDTTIEQHIERHKELQWLVEKCGNRYHVLNNRDRSDGTQVTELLDKIDEMLAGLSVFHYRRGIEGLQEKGEKRERLEREMEALREEWERERREVEERHRREMEELRRCYERQARDEAERRLDSVRQGASAAAVALGAAVGAAVGAIAGALIGPGAAAAGSAIGAVVGGARAAGRREERGGEKQRDEEEEEMEREGSTLPVRRRNSKGWNPPHMSGTEDPALEEP; translated from the exons ggggGAGACAGACTGCTTCCCCTGAGACACATCGTCTCTCAGAGCTGAGGATTGTGCTGCTGGGGTGGAGTGGACTGACTGGGAAGAGTTCATCAGGAAACACCATCCTGGGCAGAGAGGCGTTTCAGACTGGAGTGGCTGAGCAGAGTGAGAAGAGCCAGGGTGACGTGGCCGGGAGGCAGGTCACTGTGGTCGACACACCAGGCTGGAGGTGGACTGATTCTGTACAGGAGAGTCCAGAGTGTGTTAAACAGGAGATTGTgcgcagtgtgtctctgtgtcccccGGGACCCCACGCTCTCCTCCTGGCCATTCCTGTGTGGAGGAGGTcattcacagagagagagaggagatcagCGCAGGAACACCTGGAGCTCCTCAGTGAGAGAGTCTGGAGACACACTATAGTGCTGTTCACTGGGGGGGACAAACTGGGAGACACAACCATTGAGCAGCACATTGAGAGACACAAGGAGCTCCAGTGGCTGGTGGAGAAATGTGGGAACAGGTATCATGTTCTCAACAACAGGGACAGGAGCGACGGCACTCAGGTCACAGAGCTGCTGGACAAGATAGACGAGATGCTGGCAGGACTGAGTGTCTTTCACTACAGGAGGGGGATAGAAGGGCTGCAGGAGaagggagagaagagagagaggctggagagagagatggaggcgCTGAGGGaggagtgggagagggagaggagagaggtggAGGAGAGACACCGCAGGGAGATGGAGGAGCTCAGGCGGTGCTATGAGAGACAGGCCAGAGACGAGGCAGAGAGGCGGCTGGACTCGGTGAGGCAGGGTGCCAGCGCAGCAGCAGTGGCCCTGGGAGCAGCTGTAGGGGCCGCAGTGGGGGCCATAGCAGGAGCCCTGATTGGACCAGGAGCAGCGGCAGCAGGAAGTGCTATAGGAGCTGTAGTGGGAGGAGCCAGAGCagcagggaggagggaggagagaggaggagagaaacagagggatgaagaggaggaggagatggagagagagggatccACACTGCCTGTCAGGAGGAGAAACAGTAAAGGTTGGAATCCACCCCACA tgtctggCACAGAGGACCCTGCCCTGGAGGAGCCCTGA